Proteins from a single region of Streptomyces glaucescens:
- a CDS encoding lysine N(6)-hydroxylase/L-ornithine N(5)-oxygenase family protein: MTALPESTTKTYDFVGIGLGPFNLGLACLTEPIAELDGVFLDSKPDFEWHAGMFLDGAHLQTPFMSDLVTLADPTSPYSFLNYLKEKGRLYSFYIRENFYPLRVEYDDYCRWAASKLSSVRFNTTVTEVTYDEADELYAVRTAAGETYRARHLVLGTGTPPHIPEACRGLGGDFIHNSRYVQSRAELVKKKSITLVGSGQSAAEIYHDLLGEIDVHGYRLNWVTRSPRFFPLEYTKLTLEMTSPEYIDYFRALPEPTRYRLTQQQKGLFKGIDGDLINEIFDLLYQKNLGGPVPTRLLTNSALTSASYEDGTYTLGFRQEEQGKDFRLTSDGLILATGYRYAEPEFLKPVRDRLVYDSQGSFDVGRNYAIDVTGRGVFLQNAGVHTHSITSPDLGMGAYRNSYIIRELLGSEYYPVEKTIAFQEFAV; encoded by the coding sequence TTGACCGCGCTTCCTGAATCCACCACCAAGACCTACGACTTCGTGGGGATCGGACTCGGGCCCTTCAACCTCGGCCTCGCCTGCCTCACCGAGCCGATCGCCGAACTCGACGGTGTCTTCCTGGACTCCAAGCCCGACTTCGAGTGGCACGCCGGCATGTTCCTGGACGGTGCCCACCTCCAGACGCCGTTCATGTCGGACCTGGTCACCCTGGCCGACCCGACGTCGCCGTACTCCTTCCTGAACTACCTGAAGGAGAAGGGCCGGCTGTACTCGTTCTACATCCGCGAGAACTTCTACCCCCTGCGCGTCGAGTACGACGACTACTGCCGCTGGGCCGCGAGCAAGCTGAGCAGCGTCCGCTTCAACACGACCGTCACCGAGGTGACGTACGACGAGGCCGACGAGCTGTACGCGGTGCGGACCGCCGCCGGTGAGACGTACCGCGCCCGCCACCTGGTGCTCGGCACCGGCACCCCGCCCCACATCCCCGAGGCGTGCCGGGGCCTGGGCGGCGACTTCATCCACAACTCCCGCTATGTGCAGAGCAGGGCGGAGCTGGTGAAGAAGAAGTCGATCACGCTGGTCGGCTCGGGCCAGTCCGCCGCCGAGATCTACCACGACCTGCTCGGCGAGATCGACGTCCACGGCTACCGGCTGAACTGGGTCACGCGCTCCCCGCGGTTCTTCCCGCTGGAGTACACCAAGCTCACCCTGGAGATGACCTCCCCGGAGTACATCGACTACTTCCGGGCGCTGCCGGAGCCGACCCGCTACCGCCTCACCCAGCAGCAGAAGGGCCTGTTCAAGGGCATCGACGGAGACCTGATCAACGAGATCTTCGACCTGCTCTACCAGAAGAACCTCGGCGGCCCGGTCCCCACCCGCCTGCTCACCAACTCGGCGCTTACCAGCGCGTCGTACGAGGACGGCACGTACACCCTGGGCTTCCGCCAGGAGGAGCAGGGCAAGGACTTCCGGCTCACCTCGGACGGCCTGATCCTGGCCACCGGCTACCGCTACGCCGAGCCCGAGTTCCTGAAGCCGGTCCGCGACCGCCTGGTCTACGACTCCCAGGGCAGCTTCGACGTCGGCCGCAACTACGCCATCGACGTCACCGGCAGAGGCGTCTTCCTGCAGAACGCCGGCGTCCACACCCACAGCATCACCAGCCCCGACCTGGGCATGGGCGCCTACCGCAACAGCTACATCATCCGGGAGCTGCTCGGCAGCGAGTACTACCCGGTGGAGAAGACCATCGCGTTCCAGGAGTTCGCCGTATGA
- a CDS encoding beta-N-acetylhexosaminidase, with protein sequence MRRHRLHLLGSLLLVAAAGVLTSGAAPQPAGRPASAGPRPLGQVIPAPASVTPGGAPYRITGGTRIHVGGSREAHRIGEYLADLLRPSTGYRLPVTEEGAGGIRLRLAQGPYGTEGYRLDSGRGGVTITAARPAGLFHGVQTLRQLLPAAVERDTVQPGPWLVAGGTVRDTPRYPWRGAMLDVSRHFFTVDEVKRYVDRLALYKFNKLHLHLSDDQGWRIAIDSWPRLTTHGGSTEVGGGPGGFYTKDDYREIVRYAAARHLEVVPETDMPGHTNAALASYAGLNCDGVAPPLYTGTAVGFSSLCAGKEITYDFADDVIRELAALTPGRHLHIGGDEAHSTSHADYQAFMDRVQPIVARYGKTVVGWHQLTGATPAEGALAQYWGLDGTGAEEKERVAKAARNGTGIILSPADRIYLDMKYDRTTPLGLSWAGYVEVKRSYDWDPGAYLPGVPADAVRGVEAPLWTETLENSAHLDHMAFPRLPGVAELGWSPAATHDWEAYRTRLAAQGPRWDALGIGYHRSPQVDWPAG encoded by the coding sequence GTGAGACGGCACAGACTGCACCTTCTCGGCTCGCTGCTGCTGGTCGCGGCGGCCGGCGTCCTCACCTCGGGCGCGGCCCCCCAGCCCGCCGGCCGGCCCGCCTCCGCCGGGCCCAGGCCCCTCGGCCAGGTGATCCCGGCGCCCGCCTCGGTCACCCCGGGCGGAGCGCCGTACCGCATCACCGGCGGCACCCGCATCCACGTCGGCGGCTCACGCGAGGCCCACCGGATCGGCGAGTACCTCGCGGACCTCCTGCGGCCCTCCACCGGCTACCGGCTGCCCGTCACCGAGGAGGGAGCGGGCGGCATCCGCCTCCGCCTCGCCCAAGGCCCGTACGGCACCGAGGGGTACCGGCTCGACAGCGGCCGCGGCGGCGTCACCATCACGGCGGCCCGGCCCGCCGGGCTCTTCCACGGTGTGCAGACCCTGCGTCAGCTGCTGCCCGCGGCCGTCGAGCGGGACACCGTCCAGCCCGGCCCCTGGCTGGTCGCCGGCGGCACCGTCCGGGACACCCCGCGCTACCCCTGGCGCGGCGCCATGCTCGACGTCTCCCGGCACTTCTTCACCGTCGACGAGGTCAAGCGGTACGTCGACCGGCTCGCCCTCTACAAGTTCAACAAGCTGCACCTGCACCTGAGCGACGACCAGGGCTGGCGGATCGCGATCGACTCCTGGCCGCGCCTGACCACCCACGGCGGTTCCACCGAGGTCGGCGGCGGCCCCGGCGGCTTCTACACCAAGGACGACTACAGGGAGATCGTCCGCTACGCCGCCGCCCGCCACCTGGAGGTGGTCCCCGAGACAGACATGCCCGGCCACACCAACGCGGCCCTCGCCTCCTACGCCGGCCTCAACTGCGACGGCGTGGCACCCCCGCTCTACACGGGCACGGCCGTCGGCTTCAGCTCGCTGTGCGCCGGCAAGGAGATCACGTACGACTTCGCCGACGACGTGATCCGCGAGCTGGCCGCCCTCACCCCGGGCCGCCATCTGCACATCGGCGGCGACGAGGCGCACTCCACCAGCCACGCCGACTACCAGGCGTTCATGGACCGGGTGCAGCCGATCGTCGCCAGGTACGGCAAGACGGTCGTCGGCTGGCACCAGCTCACCGGAGCCACCCCGGCCGAGGGCGCGCTCGCCCAGTACTGGGGCCTGGACGGCACCGGCGCCGAGGAGAAGGAACGGGTGGCGAAGGCGGCGCGGAACGGGACGGGGATCATCCTCTCGCCCGCGGACCGGATCTACCTCGACATGAAGTACGACCGCACCACCCCGCTCGGGCTGTCCTGGGCCGGGTACGTCGAGGTGAAGCGGTCCTACGACTGGGACCCGGGGGCCTACCTGCCGGGTGTCCCGGCGGACGCCGTCCGCGGCGTCGAGGCACCGCTGTGGACGGAGACCCTCGAGAATTCCGCGCACCTGGATCACATGGCCTTCCCCCGGCTGCCGGGCGTGGCCGAGCTGGGCTGGTCGCCGGCCGCCACCCACGACTGGGAGGCGTACCGGACGCGGCTCGCGGCGCAGGGGCCGCGCTGGGACGCGCTCGGCATCGGCTACCACCGGTCGCCGCAGGTGGACTGGCCCGCGGGATAG
- a CDS encoding GNAT family N-acetyltransferase: MSRTAFTFRPLDPLKDAELLHAWVTHPKAAFWMMQDAKLEDVERAYMEIAADEHHHALLGLKDGEPAFLMEKYDPAHRELVGLYEPQPGDVGMHFLTPPTDTPVHGFTRSVITAVMAHLFEDPATRRVVVEPDVRNKAVHALNAAVGFVPEREIEKPEKTALLSFCTREQFLAATGVSA, translated from the coding sequence ATGAGCCGCACCGCCTTCACCTTCCGCCCCCTCGACCCGCTGAAGGACGCCGAGCTCCTGCACGCCTGGGTCACCCACCCCAAGGCCGCGTTCTGGATGATGCAGGACGCGAAACTGGAGGACGTCGAGCGCGCCTACATGGAGATAGCCGCCGACGAGCACCACCACGCCCTGCTGGGCCTGAAGGACGGCGAGCCGGCCTTCCTGATGGAGAAGTACGACCCGGCCCACCGCGAGCTGGTCGGCCTGTACGAGCCGCAGCCCGGGGACGTCGGCATGCACTTCCTCACCCCGCCGACCGACACGCCGGTGCACGGCTTCACCCGGTCCGTCATCACCGCCGTCATGGCCCACCTCTTCGAGGACCCGGCCACCCGGCGGGTCGTCGTCGAGCCGGACGTGCGCAACAAGGCCGTGCACGCCCTGAACGCGGCCGTCGGCTTCGTCCCGGAGCGGGAGATCGAGAAGCCGGAGAAGACCGCGCTGCTCAGCTTCTGCACCCGCGAGCAGTTCCTGGCGGCGACGGGGGTGTCCGCATGA
- a CDS encoding ABC transporter substrate-binding protein, giving the protein MPNARATNPTRRGILAAGGALGLGAVLAACGGDDTKSGGSDASGAAKASGPWTFKDDRGTTVKLDKVPANIVAFTGVAAALYDYGIQVKGVFGPTKTQDGKPDVQAGDMDISKVEILGNVWGQFNVEKYAALAPEVLITTMFDDAGTLWYVPEESKDKIAKLAPSVAVSVYDRQLTQPLERMWALAESLGADLKAEEAVTAKKEFEAAAERLRKAAKARPEIKVMAGSASAELFYVSGTNLSIDLEYFKALGVNFIEPSEKAKAQGGGWFEALSWENVDKYGADIIMMDDRAQATQPAAITEATWKKLPAVKAGQVIPRSPEPILSYGKCTPLLTNLAEAIENAKKVS; this is encoded by the coding sequence ATGCCCAACGCCCGTGCCACCAACCCCACCCGCCGCGGGATCCTCGCCGCCGGCGGCGCCCTCGGCCTCGGTGCCGTCCTCGCCGCCTGCGGCGGCGACGACACGAAAAGCGGTGGCTCGGACGCGTCGGGTGCCGCGAAGGCCTCCGGTCCCTGGACCTTCAAGGACGACCGCGGCACGACCGTGAAGCTCGACAAGGTGCCCGCGAACATCGTCGCCTTCACCGGCGTGGCCGCCGCGCTGTACGACTACGGCATCCAGGTCAAGGGCGTCTTCGGCCCGACGAAGACCCAGGACGGCAAGCCGGACGTGCAGGCCGGCGACATGGACATCAGCAAGGTCGAGATCCTCGGCAACGTCTGGGGCCAGTTCAACGTCGAGAAGTACGCGGCGCTCGCCCCCGAGGTCCTCATCACCACGATGTTCGACGACGCCGGGACCCTCTGGTACGTCCCCGAGGAGTCCAAGGACAAGATCGCCAAGCTGGCCCCCAGCGTCGCCGTCTCCGTCTACGACCGCCAGCTGACCCAGCCGCTGGAGCGCATGTGGGCGCTGGCCGAGTCGCTGGGCGCGGACCTGAAGGCCGAGGAGGCCGTCACCGCGAAGAAGGAGTTCGAGGCGGCGGCGGAGCGGCTGCGCAAGGCCGCCAAGGCCCGCCCCGAGATCAAGGTGATGGCCGGGTCGGCGAGCGCGGAGCTGTTCTACGTCTCCGGCACCAACCTCTCCATCGACCTGGAGTACTTCAAGGCGCTCGGTGTGAACTTCATCGAGCCGTCGGAGAAGGCGAAGGCGCAGGGCGGCGGCTGGTTCGAGGCGCTGAGCTGGGAGAACGTCGACAAGTACGGCGCGGACATCATCATGATGGACGACCGGGCGCAGGCGACCCAGCCCGCGGCGATCACCGAGGCCACCTGGAAGAAGCTGCCCGCGGTGAAGGCCGGCCAGGTCATCCCCCGCTCGCCGGAGCCCATCCTGTCGTACGGCAAGTGCACGCCGCTGCTCACGAACCTCGCCGAGGCGATCGAGAACGCGAAGAAGGTCAGCTGA
- a CDS encoding acyl-CoA dehydrogenase family protein: protein MDHRLSPELEELRRTVEEFAHDVVAPKIGDYYERHEFPYEIVREMGRMGLFGLPFPEEYGGMGGDYLALGIALEELARVDSSVAITLEAGVSLGAMPIHLFGTEEQKRQWLPRLCSGELLGAFGLTEPDGGSDAGATRTTARRDPATGEWVINGTKCFITNSGTDITGLVTVTAVTGRKPDGRPQISAIIVPSGTPGFTVAAPYSKVGWNASDTRELSFADVRVPAENLLGEEGRGYAQFLRILDEGRIAIAALATGLAQGCVDESVRYAKERHAFGRPIAANQAIQFKIADMEMKAHTARLAWRDAASRLVAGEPFKKEAALAKLYSSTVAVDNAREATQIHGGYGFMNEYPVARMWRDSKILEIGEGTSEVQRMLIARELGLVS from the coding sequence ATGGACCACCGTCTCTCCCCCGAGCTGGAAGAACTCCGCCGCACCGTGGAGGAGTTCGCGCACGACGTGGTGGCCCCGAAGATCGGCGACTACTACGAACGGCACGAGTTCCCGTACGAGATCGTCCGCGAGATGGGCCGGATGGGCCTGTTCGGACTGCCGTTCCCGGAGGAGTACGGCGGCATGGGCGGCGACTACCTCGCGCTGGGCATCGCGCTGGAGGAGCTGGCCCGGGTCGACTCCTCGGTCGCCATCACCCTGGAGGCGGGCGTCTCCCTGGGCGCGATGCCGATCCACCTGTTCGGCACCGAGGAGCAGAAGCGGCAGTGGCTGCCCCGGCTCTGCTCCGGTGAACTCCTGGGCGCCTTCGGCCTGACCGAGCCGGACGGCGGCAGCGACGCCGGGGCGACCCGGACGACCGCGCGCAGGGATCCGGCGACCGGCGAGTGGGTGATCAACGGCACCAAGTGCTTCATCACCAACTCCGGCACGGACATCACGGGCCTGGTCACGGTCACCGCCGTCACCGGCCGCAAGCCCGACGGCAGGCCGCAGATCTCCGCGATCATCGTGCCGTCCGGCACGCCGGGCTTCACCGTCGCCGCCCCGTACTCCAAGGTCGGCTGGAACGCCTCCGACACCCGTGAGCTGTCCTTCGCCGACGTGCGGGTGCCGGCGGAGAACCTGCTGGGCGAGGAGGGGCGTGGGTACGCGCAGTTCCTGCGGATCCTCGACGAGGGCCGGATCGCCATCGCGGCGCTGGCCACGGGGCTGGCGCAGGGCTGTGTCGACGAGTCGGTGCGCTACGCGAAGGAACGTCACGCCTTCGGCCGCCCGATCGCGGCGAACCAGGCGATCCAGTTCAAGATCGCCGACATGGAGATGAAGGCGCACACCGCCCGTCTCGCCTGGCGGGACGCGGCGTCCCGGCTGGTCGCCGGGGAGCCGTTCAAGAAGGAGGCGGCCCTGGCCAAGCTGTACTCGTCGACCGTGGCCGTCGACAACGCCCGCGAGGCCACCCAGATCCACGGCGGGTACGGGTTCATGAACGAGTACCCGGTGGCCCGGATGTGGCGTGACTCGAAGATCCTGGAGATCGGCGAGGGCACGAGCGAGGTGCAGCGCATGCTGATCGCCCGGGAGCTGGGGCTGGTGAGCTGA
- a CDS encoding hydroxymethylglutaryl-CoA lyase: MTAGGLPMAVPVEGLPARVRIHEVGARDGLQNEKATVPTEVKAEFIRRLAAAGLTTIEATSFVHPRWVPQLADAEDLFPMVGDLPVDLPVLVPNERGLDRALALGARRVAVFASATESFAKANLNRTVDEALAMFEPVVSRAKAEGGHVRGYLSMCFGDPWEGPVPVPQVVRVCRALRDMGCDELSLGDTIGVATPGHVRALLTALDAEGIPVEALGVHFHDTYGQALANTLAALQHGVTTVDASAGGLGGCPYAKSATGNLATEDLVWMLRGLGIDTGVDLGLLTATSVWMAEQLGRPSPSRTVRALSHKEQ, encoded by the coding sequence ATGACGGCCGGCGGACTTCCCATGGCCGTCCCCGTGGAGGGGCTGCCCGCCCGTGTCCGCATCCACGAGGTCGGCGCCCGGGACGGACTGCAGAACGAGAAGGCGACGGTGCCCACGGAGGTCAAGGCGGAGTTCATCCGGCGCCTCGCCGCCGCGGGCCTGACGACGATCGAGGCGACCAGTTTCGTCCACCCCCGGTGGGTGCCCCAGCTCGCCGACGCGGAGGACCTGTTCCCAATGGTCGGCGACCTCCCCGTGGACCTGCCGGTGCTGGTGCCCAACGAGCGCGGCCTGGACCGCGCCCTCGCCCTCGGTGCCCGCCGTGTCGCCGTGTTCGCCAGCGCCACCGAGTCCTTCGCGAAGGCCAACCTCAACCGCACGGTCGACGAGGCGCTGGCCATGTTCGAGCCGGTGGTCAGCCGGGCGAAGGCGGAGGGCGGGCATGTGCGCGGCTACCTCTCCATGTGCTTCGGGGACCCCTGGGAGGGCCCGGTGCCCGTCCCGCAGGTGGTCCGGGTCTGCCGGGCGCTGAGGGACATGGGCTGCGACGAGCTGAGCCTCGGCGACACCATCGGCGTGGCCACCCCCGGACACGTCCGGGCGCTCCTCACCGCGCTCGACGCCGAAGGCATCCCGGTCGAGGCGCTGGGTGTGCACTTCCACGACACCTACGGCCAGGCGCTCGCGAACACCCTCGCGGCGCTCCAGCACGGGGTGACGACCGTCGACGCCTCGGCGGGCGGCCTGGGCGGCTGCCCCTACGCGAAGTCGGCCACCGGCAATCTCGCCACCGAGGACCTGGTGTGGATGCTGCGGGGCCTCGGCATCGACACCGGCGTCGACCTCGGCCTGCTCACCGCCACGAGCGTGTGGATGGCCGAACAACTGGGCCGGCCCAGCCCCTCCCGCACCGTCCGTGCCCTGTCCCACAAGGAGCAGTGA
- the desA gene encoding lysine decarboxylase DesA — translation MRSHLLNDTTAEQYRRSVTEGVERVAAKLATTQRPFTGVTVDDLAPAIERIDLDRPLHDTTAVLDELEDVYLRDAIYFHHPRYLAHLNCPVVIPAVLGEAILSAVNSSLDTWDQSAGGTLIERKLVDWTAARIGLGESADGVFTSGGSQSNLQALLLAREEAKTGDLGTLRIFASEVSHFSVKKSAKLLGLGQDAVVTVPVDHEKQMQTVALAHELERCVKDGLVPMAVVATAGTTDFGSIDPLPEVAELCAQYGTWMHVDAAYGCGLLASPTRRALLDGIERADSVTVDYHKSFFQPVSSSALLVRDAATLRHATYHAEYLNPRRMVQERIPNQVDKSLQTTRRFDALKLWVTLRVMGADGIGQLFDEVCGLAREGWKLLAADPRYDVVVEPSLSTLVFRYVPAAVTDPAEIDRANLYARKALFASGEAIVAGTKVNGRHYLKFTLLNPETKASDIAAVLDLIAGHAEQYLGDSLDRAS, via the coding sequence ATGCGCTCGCACCTGCTCAATGACACGACCGCGGAGCAGTATCGCCGCTCCGTGACCGAAGGAGTAGAGCGGGTGGCAGCCAAACTCGCCACCACGCAGCGCCCGTTCACCGGCGTCACGGTCGACGACCTGGCCCCCGCCATCGAGCGGATCGACCTCGACCGGCCACTGCACGACACCACGGCGGTCCTCGACGAGCTGGAGGACGTCTACCTCCGCGACGCGATCTACTTCCACCACCCCCGCTACCTCGCCCACCTCAACTGCCCGGTCGTCATCCCGGCGGTGCTCGGCGAGGCCATCCTGTCCGCCGTCAACTCCTCCCTGGACACCTGGGACCAGTCGGCCGGCGGCACCCTCATCGAGCGCAAGCTCGTCGACTGGACGGCCGCCCGGATCGGGCTCGGCGAGAGCGCCGACGGCGTCTTCACCTCCGGCGGCAGCCAGTCCAACCTCCAGGCCCTGCTGCTGGCCCGCGAGGAGGCCAAGACCGGGGACCTGGGCACACTGCGCATCTTCGCCTCCGAGGTCAGCCACTTCAGCGTGAAGAAGTCGGCGAAACTGCTCGGCCTCGGCCAGGACGCCGTCGTGACGGTCCCGGTCGACCACGAGAAGCAGATGCAGACCGTCGCGCTCGCCCACGAGCTGGAGCGCTGCGTGAAGGACGGCCTCGTCCCCATGGCCGTCGTCGCCACCGCGGGCACCACCGACTTCGGTTCCATCGACCCGCTCCCCGAGGTCGCCGAACTGTGCGCGCAGTACGGCACCTGGATGCACGTCGACGCCGCCTACGGCTGCGGGCTGCTCGCCTCGCCCACCCGGCGCGCCCTGCTGGACGGCATCGAGCGCGCCGACTCGGTCACCGTCGACTACCACAAGTCCTTCTTCCAGCCGGTGAGTTCCTCCGCCCTGCTGGTGAGGGACGCGGCCACGCTGCGGCACGCCACCTACCACGCGGAGTACCTGAATCCGCGCCGGATGGTGCAGGAACGTATCCCCAATCAGGTGGACAAATCCCTCCAGACCACCCGCCGCTTCGACGCCCTCAAGCTGTGGGTGACCCTGCGGGTGATGGGCGCCGACGGCATCGGGCAGCTCTTCGACGAGGTGTGCGGCCTCGCACGGGAGGGCTGGAAACTGCTGGCCGCCGACCCGCGCTACGACGTCGTCGTCGAGCCCAGCCTGTCCACCCTGGTCTTCCGCTACGTACCGGCCGCCGTCACCGACCCGGCCGAGATCGACCGGGCCAACCTGTACGCCCGCAAGGCCCTGTTCGCCTCCGGCGAGGCCATCGTCGCGGGCACCAAGGTGAACGGCCGCCACTACCTGAAGTTCACCCTGCTCAACCCTGAGACGAAGGCCTCCGACATCGCCGCCGTCCTCGACCTGATCGCCGGCCACGCCGAGCAGTACCTGGGAGACTCCCTTGACCGCGCTTCCTGA
- a CDS encoding IucA/IucC family protein — translation MSLADSVAHLSPERWEQANRLLIRKALAEFAHERLITPEEDGDGYVVRSDDKLTAYRFRAVRRALDHWQVDAASVTRHRDGTELPLAALDFFIEFKDALGLSDEILPVYLEEISSTLSGTCYKLTKPQVPSAELAGSGFQAIETGMTEGHPCFVANNGRLGFGIREYLSYAPETANPVRLVWLAAHRSRAAFTAGAGIDYEDFFRRELGAATVDRFHGILRDKGLDPADYLLIPVHPWQWWNKLTVTFAAEVARQHLVCLGEGDDEYLAQQSIRTFFNTTSPEKHYVKTALSVINMGFMRGLSAAYMEATPAINDWLAQLIEGDPVLRSTGLTIIRERAAVGYRHLEYERATDRYSPYRKMLAALWRESPVPSLKDGESLATMASLLHVDHAGASFAGALIARSGLDPVEWLRRYLRAYYTPLLHSFYAYDLVFMPHGENVILVLKDGAVERAIYKDIAEEIAVMDPDAALPPEVRRIRVEVPEDTKLLSIFTDVFDCFFRFLAANLATEGIVAEEDFWRTVAEVTREYQEATPELADKFAQYDMFAPEFALSCLNRLQLRDNKQMVDLADPSGALQLVGTLRNPIAGF, via the coding sequence ATGAGCCTCGCCGACTCCGTCGCGCACCTGTCCCCCGAGCGCTGGGAGCAGGCCAACCGCCTGCTGATCCGCAAGGCGCTCGCCGAGTTCGCCCACGAGCGGCTGATCACGCCGGAGGAGGACGGGGACGGGTACGTCGTCCGCAGCGACGACAAGCTGACCGCGTACCGCTTCCGTGCCGTCCGCCGCGCCTTGGACCACTGGCAGGTGGACGCCGCCTCCGTCACCCGGCACCGGGACGGGACCGAGCTGCCGCTCGCCGCGCTCGACTTCTTCATCGAGTTCAAGGACGCCCTCGGTCTGAGCGACGAGATCCTGCCGGTCTACCTGGAGGAGATCTCGTCCACCCTGTCCGGCACCTGCTACAAGCTCACCAAGCCGCAGGTCCCCTCCGCCGAGCTGGCCGGCAGCGGCTTCCAGGCGATCGAGACGGGGATGACCGAGGGCCACCCCTGCTTCGTCGCCAACAACGGGCGGCTCGGCTTCGGCATCCGCGAGTACCTGTCGTACGCCCCGGAGACCGCTAACCCGGTCCGCCTGGTCTGGCTGGCCGCGCACCGCTCGCGCGCCGCGTTCACGGCCGGGGCCGGCATCGACTACGAGGACTTCTTCCGCCGGGAGCTGGGCGCTGCGACCGTCGACCGCTTCCACGGGATCCTGCGCGACAAGGGCCTGGACCCGGCCGACTACCTGCTCATCCCCGTCCACCCCTGGCAGTGGTGGAACAAGCTGACCGTCACCTTCGCCGCCGAGGTGGCCCGGCAGCACCTGGTGTGCCTGGGCGAGGGCGACGACGAGTACCTGGCCCAGCAGTCCATCCGCACCTTCTTCAACACCACCAGCCCCGAGAAGCACTACGTGAAGACGGCCCTGTCCGTCATCAACATGGGCTTCATGCGCGGGCTGTCGGCCGCCTACATGGAGGCCACCCCGGCGATCAACGACTGGCTGGCCCAGCTCATCGAGGGCGACCCGGTGCTGAGGTCCACGGGCCTGACGATCATCCGGGAGCGCGCGGCGGTCGGCTACCGGCACCTGGAGTACGAGCGGGCCACCGACCGCTACTCGCCGTACCGCAAGATGCTCGCCGCGCTGTGGCGGGAGAGCCCGGTGCCCTCCCTGAAGGACGGCGAGTCCCTGGCGACCATGGCGTCGCTGCTGCACGTCGACCACGCGGGCGCCTCCTTCGCGGGCGCGCTGATCGCCCGCTCGGGCCTGGACCCGGTGGAGTGGCTGCGCCGTTACCTGCGGGCGTACTACACCCCGCTGCTGCACAGCTTCTACGCCTACGACCTGGTCTTCATGCCGCACGGCGAGAACGTGATCCTGGTCCTGAAGGACGGCGCCGTCGAACGCGCGATCTACAAGGACATCGCCGAGGAGATCGCCGTCATGGACCCGGACGCGGCGCTGCCGCCGGAGGTCCGGCGGATCCGCGTGGAGGTCCCCGAGGACACCAAGCTGCTGTCGATCTTCACGGACGTCTTCGACTGCTTCTTCCGCTTCCTCGCGGCGAACCTCGCCACCGAGGGGATCGTGGCGGAGGAGGACTTCTGGCGCACCGTCGCGGAGGTCACCCGGGAGTACCAGGAGGCGACGCCCGAACTCGCCGACAAGTTCGCGCAGTACGACATGTTCGCCCCCGAGTTCGCGCTGTCCTGCCTGAACCGGCTCCAGCTGCGCGACAACAAGCAGATGGTCGACCTCGCGGACCCCTCGGGCGCGCTCCAGCTCGTGGGCACGCTGCGGAACCCGATCGCCGGGTTCTGA
- a CDS encoding siderophore-interacting protein: MLTAVAAPFRFFSLQVVRTQRLGPSLVRVTFAGDDLAAFRSDGCDQSLSLFLPQPGQDAPVVPVELGEDWWKGWMALPDGVRAVMRSYTLRSLRRDPDEIDIDFVLHGVEPGAAVPAGPASRWAARATAGDRVLVLGPAVADNRAIRFRPPRGTDLVVLWGDETALPAVAAILEALPAGQRARVWLEVQEAGNVLDLPTAADAEVTWLIGDHGRAQDSPMALSALRDARLPPAGCPYVWLAGESSSVKSLRRHFVGERGIDRRQVTFVGYWRQGLTEEQLREQGE, translated from the coding sequence ATGCTCACCGCCGTAGCCGCTCCGTTCCGTTTCTTCTCCCTCCAGGTCGTGCGGACGCAGCGGCTCGGTCCGTCTCTGGTCCGGGTCACCTTCGCGGGGGACGACCTCGCCGCGTTCCGCTCCGACGGGTGCGACCAGTCGCTGTCGCTGTTCCTGCCGCAGCCGGGGCAGGACGCCCCGGTCGTGCCCGTCGAGCTGGGCGAGGACTGGTGGAAGGGGTGGATGGCGCTGCCGGACGGCGTCCGGGCGGTGATGCGGTCGTACACCCTGCGCTCGCTGCGCCGTGACCCCGACGAGATCGACATCGACTTCGTGCTGCACGGCGTGGAGCCGGGTGCCGCCGTTCCCGCCGGTCCCGCCTCGCGGTGGGCCGCGCGGGCCACCGCCGGGGACCGAGTGCTGGTGCTCGGCCCGGCGGTCGCGGACAACCGGGCGATCCGGTTCCGGCCGCCGCGGGGCACCGATCTGGTGGTGCTGTGGGGTGACGAGACCGCGCTTCCGGCGGTCGCCGCGATCCTGGAGGCGCTGCCGGCCGGTCAGCGGGCGCGGGTCTGGCTGGAGGTCCAGGAGGCCGGGAACGTGCTGGACCTGCCGACGGCGGCGGACGCCGAGGTGACCTGGCTGATCGGCGACCACGGCCGCGCCCAGGACTCCCCCATGGCCCTGAGCGCCCTGCGCGACGCCCGGCTGCCCCCGGCCGGGTGCCCGTACGTCTGGCTCGCGGGCGAGTCCTCCTCGGTGAAGTCGCTGCGCCGGCACTTCGTCGGCGAGCGCGGCATCGACCGGCGGCAGGTCACCTTCGTGGGCTACTGGCGGCAGGGGCTCACCGAGGAGCAGTTGCGGGAGCAGGGGGAGTAA